In Pengzhenrongella sicca, a single genomic region encodes these proteins:
- a CDS encoding acetoin utilization protein AcuC encodes MAESVRIIWTPALLDYDFGAGHPMSPLRLELTMDLARSLGLLTAPGVRVVGVEPASVAELRTVHDAAYVAAVMAASAGEDVEPAFGLGTEDDPVFPGMHEAAARIVAGSLAGAVAVWSGEAVHAVNITGGMHHAMPGAASGFCVYNDAAVAIRRLLADGAERVAYVDVDAHHGDGVEHIFWDDPRVLTVSVHESGRTLFPGTGHGLDIGGLGAEGTAVNVALPAGTGDAGWLRAIDAVVPAVVRGFAPDMIVSQHGCDAHALDPLANLKVSVDAQRRVAELLHGLAHEVAGGRWLALGGGGYAVVEVVPRAWSHLIAIAGHIPLDPETPLPASWSADVAERWGRTPPELMTDGASLAFGHWRDGYDPADDVDRAIRGAREAVFPHLGLDPQHD; translated from the coding sequence ATGGCGGAATCGGTGCGCATCATCTGGACACCCGCGCTGCTGGACTACGACTTCGGGGCCGGCCACCCGATGTCGCCGCTGCGCCTCGAGCTCACGATGGATCTCGCGCGGTCCCTCGGGCTCCTGACCGCCCCGGGCGTGCGCGTCGTGGGCGTCGAGCCCGCGAGCGTCGCCGAGCTGCGGACCGTGCACGACGCCGCGTACGTCGCCGCGGTGATGGCGGCCTCCGCCGGGGAAGACGTCGAGCCGGCGTTCGGCCTCGGGACGGAGGACGACCCCGTGTTCCCGGGCATGCACGAGGCGGCCGCCCGCATCGTGGCGGGCAGCCTCGCCGGCGCCGTCGCGGTCTGGTCGGGCGAGGCGGTGCACGCGGTGAACATCACCGGCGGGATGCACCACGCGATGCCCGGCGCGGCGTCGGGCTTCTGCGTCTACAACGACGCCGCGGTCGCGATCCGGCGGCTGCTCGCGGACGGCGCCGAGCGGGTCGCGTACGTCGACGTCGACGCCCACCACGGCGACGGCGTCGAGCACATCTTCTGGGACGACCCGCGGGTGCTGACCGTGTCGGTGCACGAGAGCGGGCGCACGCTGTTCCCCGGCACGGGCCACGGGCTGGACATTGGGGGCCTCGGCGCGGAGGGAACCGCGGTCAACGTCGCGCTGCCCGCCGGGACGGGCGACGCGGGCTGGCTGCGGGCGATCGACGCCGTCGTGCCCGCGGTGGTGCGGGGCTTCGCCCCCGACATGATCGTCAGCCAGCACGGCTGCGACGCCCACGCCCTCGACCCGCTCGCGAACCTCAAGGTCAGCGTGGATGCCCAGCGGCGCGTCGCCGAGCTGCTGCACGGCCTCGCGCACGAGGTCGCGGGCGGGCGGTGGCTCGCGCTCGGCGGCGGCGGGTACGCCGTCGTCGAGGTGGTGCCCCGCGCCTGGAGCCACCTGATCGCCATCGCCGGCCACATCCCGCTCGACCCGGAGACGCCGCTGCCTGCGAGCTGGAGCGCCGACGTCGCCGAGCGCTGGGGGCGCACCCCGCCCGAGCTGATGACCGACGGCGCGAGCCTCGCCTTCGGCCACTGGCGCGACGGCTACGACCCCGCCGACGACGTCGACCGGGCGATCCGGGGCGCGCGCGAGGCCGTGTTCCCGCACCTCGGGCTCGACCCGCAGCACGACTGA
- a CDS encoding TrkH family potassium uptake protein: MEQRIALTRWSPRELVDRLARQSPARLALGVFAGVIAIFTALLSLPIATATGTRAPFVDALFTATSAVCVTGLVTQPTGTYWSTWGQVAILVAIKIGGLGVMTLASLLGLAVSRRIGLTQRLLVSSETKMTRLGEVGSLIRIVILTSTLFEVAIAVILIPRFHLLGESWSTSAWHGIFYAISAFNNAGFVPTAEGLAPYVSDWWILLPIVIGVFVGSLGFPVVLDVLRHARRPRRWNLHSKLTLTMSAALVVAGTALVAAFEWSNPRTFAPLDWPATILASLFAGVMPRSGGFSTVDVAGMHEGTWLLNDALMFVGGGSASTAGGIKVTTLAIMLLAILAEARGDPDVEAFGRRIPREALQVAIAVSLVSATIVLVASLALLAITGLALDEILFEVISAFATCGLSTGITAELPDEGKYVLVFLMFIGRTGTMTFAAALALRNRRRVIRLPEERPIIG; encoded by the coding sequence ATGGAGCAGCGGATCGCCCTGACCCGCTGGTCACCCCGCGAGCTCGTCGACCGCCTGGCCCGGCAGTCCCCGGCCCGCCTCGCCCTCGGCGTCTTCGCGGGCGTGATCGCGATCTTCACGGCGCTGCTGTCGCTGCCGATCGCGACCGCGACGGGAACGCGCGCGCCGTTCGTCGACGCCCTGTTCACCGCGACGTCGGCCGTGTGCGTGACCGGCCTCGTGACGCAGCCGACCGGGACCTACTGGTCCACGTGGGGCCAGGTCGCGATCCTGGTGGCGATCAAGATCGGCGGCCTCGGCGTGATGACGCTCGCGTCGCTGCTCGGGCTCGCCGTCTCGCGGCGGATCGGGCTGACGCAGCGCCTGCTGGTCTCCTCCGAGACCAAGATGACCCGGCTGGGCGAGGTCGGCTCGCTGATCCGGATCGTCATCCTCACCTCGACGCTGTTCGAGGTCGCGATCGCCGTGATCCTCATCCCGCGCTTCCACCTGCTCGGCGAGAGCTGGTCGACGTCGGCCTGGCACGGGATCTTCTATGCGATCTCAGCGTTCAACAACGCGGGCTTCGTCCCCACCGCGGAGGGCCTGGCCCCCTACGTCTCGGACTGGTGGATCCTGCTGCCGATCGTCATCGGCGTCTTCGTCGGCTCGCTCGGCTTCCCGGTGGTCCTCGACGTGCTCCGGCACGCGCGCCGGCCCCGGCGGTGGAACCTGCACTCGAAGCTCACCCTGACCATGAGCGCGGCCCTCGTGGTGGCGGGGACGGCGCTGGTCGCGGCGTTCGAGTGGAGCAACCCCCGCACGTTTGCGCCGCTCGACTGGCCCGCCACGATCCTCGCGTCGCTGTTCGCGGGCGTCATGCCGCGCTCGGGCGGCTTCTCGACCGTCGACGTCGCCGGGATGCACGAGGGCACCTGGCTGCTCAACGACGCCCTCATGTTCGTCGGCGGCGGCAGCGCCTCGACCGCGGGCGGCATCAAGGTCACGACGCTGGCGATCATGCTGCTCGCGATCCTCGCGGAGGCCCGGGGGGACCCGGACGTCGAGGCGTTCGGCCGGCGCATCCCGCGCGAGGCGCTCCAGGTCGCGATCGCCGTCTCGCTCGTGAGCGCGACGATCGTCCTGGTCGCGAGCCTCGCGCTGCTCGCGATCACCGGCCTCGCGCTCGACGAGATCCTGTTCGAGGTAATCTCCGCCTTCGCGACGTGCGGGCTGTCGACGGGGATCACCGCAGAACTCCCCGACGAGGGAAAGTACGTGCTCGTGTTCCTCATGTTCATCGGCCGAACCGGCACGATGACCTTCGCGGCGGCGCTCGCCCTGCGCAACCGCCGCCGGGTGATCCGGCTACCAGAAGAGAGGCCGATCATTGGCTGA
- the yjfF gene encoding galactofuranose ABC transporter, permease protein YjfF, producing MVTDEVTAKPRRTVHSLVGRLSGGRGGDGPGASRPRRSRLDPRYTPVFGTLVVIALILAIGGSRYENFLSGRVVSNVFIGNSFLIVLAVGMTFVILTGGIDLSVGAVVALSGIMAASLFQSGWPAYVVIPLVIAVGSLLGLVVGVMVHVFEIQPFIATLAAMFLARGLSYVISLSSIPISDPTIVWLSSTRYPIGESWVITPSVIIALVVVAIAFYVLHHTQFGRTVYAIGGGESSAVLMGLPVARTKVGVYIISGTCAGIGGFLFAVYSRSGYSLTGVGMELDAIAAVVIGGTLLTGGSGFVLGSVLGVLVLGLIQTIITFEGTLSSWWTRIVIGGLLLAFVVLQRVLIVRRR from the coding sequence ATGGTCACGGACGAGGTCACCGCGAAGCCGCGGCGCACCGTGCACTCGCTCGTCGGCCGGCTCTCCGGCGGACGCGGCGGCGACGGGCCCGGGGCCAGCAGGCCGCGGCGGTCGCGGCTCGACCCGCGCTACACGCCGGTGTTCGGGACGCTGGTCGTGATCGCCCTGATCCTCGCGATCGGGGGCAGCCGGTACGAGAACTTCCTCTCGGGCCGGGTCGTGTCCAACGTCTTCATCGGCAACTCGTTCCTCATCGTGCTCGCCGTCGGGATGACGTTCGTGATCCTCACGGGCGGCATCGACCTGTCGGTCGGCGCCGTCGTCGCGCTCTCGGGGATCATGGCGGCGTCGCTGTTTCAGAGCGGCTGGCCCGCGTACGTGGTGATCCCGCTCGTGATCGCGGTCGGGTCGCTGCTCGGGCTCGTCGTCGGCGTGATGGTGCACGTGTTCGAGATCCAACCGTTCATCGCGACGCTCGCGGCGATGTTCCTGGCGCGCGGGCTCTCCTACGTCATCAGCCTGTCGTCCATCCCGATCTCGGACCCGACCATCGTGTGGCTCTCGAGCACGCGCTACCCCATCGGCGAGTCCTGGGTCATCACGCCGAGCGTCATCATCGCCCTGGTCGTCGTCGCGATCGCGTTCTACGTGCTGCACCACACCCAGTTCGGGCGCACCGTCTACGCGATCGGCGGCGGCGAGAGCTCCGCCGTCCTGATGGGCCTGCCGGTCGCGCGCACCAAGGTGGGTGTCTACATCATCAGCGGGACGTGCGCCGGCATCGGCGGGTTCCTGTTCGCGGTGTACTCGCGGTCCGGGTACTCCCTCACGGGCGTCGGCATGGAGCTCGACGCGATTGCGGCCGTCGTGATCGGCGGCACGCTCCTGACCGGCGGCAGCGGCTTCGTGCTCGGCTCGGTGCTCGGGGTCCTCGTGCTCGGCCTGATCCAGACGATCATCACGTTCGAGGGCACCCTGAGCTCGTGGTGGACCCGGATCGTGATCGGCGGCCTGCTACTCGCGTTCGTGGTGCTGCAACGAGTCCTGATCGTCCGGCGGCGCTGA
- a CDS encoding 30S ribosomal protein bS22: MGSVIKKRRKRMAKKKHRKLLRKTRHQRRNKK; the protein is encoded by the coding sequence ATGGGCTCCGTCATCAAGAAGCGCCGTAAGCGCATGGCGAAGAAGAAGCATCGCAAGCTGCTTCGCAAGACACGCCACCAGCGTCGCAACAAGAAGTAA
- a CDS encoding helix-turn-helix domain-containing protein — protein sequence MSSEEPRARFLTVAEVAEVMRVSRMTVYRLVHSGEMPAVRVGRSFRVPQDALEHYLSTAYIEGDRLTS from the coding sequence ATGTCGAGCGAAGAGCCGCGAGCCCGGTTCCTGACCGTCGCTGAGGTCGCCGAGGTCATGCGGGTCTCACGGATGACTGTCTACCGCCTCGTGCACTCCGGCGAGATGCCCGCCGTCCGCGTGGGCCGGTCGTTCCGCGTGCCGCAGGACGCCCTCGAGCACTACCTGTCCACCGCCTACATCGAGGGCGACCGACTCACGTCGTGA
- a CDS encoding potassium channel family protein yields MAENLRAAKPAKASKNAGVLVVGLGRFGSALASTLEALGQDVLAVEKSPQLIAQWAGRLPLVEADATNPEALEQLGARDFAVAVVGVGSYLEASVLITANLVDLGAPQIWAKAISAEHARILQRIGAHHVVLPESDAGTRVAHLVSGKMLDYIEVEDGFTIVKMRPPREMQGFTIGQTKVTERYGVTIIGVKSPGLDFVYAAPDTRISANDLIIVSGHAELLERFAARP; encoded by the coding sequence TTGGCTGAGAACCTGCGGGCCGCCAAGCCCGCCAAGGCCTCGAAGAACGCCGGCGTGCTCGTCGTCGGCCTGGGGCGTTTCGGCTCGGCCCTGGCGAGCACCCTGGAGGCACTCGGCCAGGACGTGCTCGCGGTCGAGAAGTCCCCCCAGCTCATCGCCCAGTGGGCCGGCCGGCTCCCGCTCGTGGAGGCGGACGCGACGAACCCCGAGGCGCTCGAACAGCTCGGGGCGCGCGACTTCGCCGTCGCCGTGGTCGGCGTCGGGTCCTACCTCGAGGCGAGCGTGCTGATCACGGCGAACCTCGTCGACCTGGGCGCGCCGCAGATCTGGGCCAAGGCGATCTCGGCCGAGCACGCCCGCATCCTGCAGCGCATCGGCGCGCACCACGTCGTGCTGCCGGAGTCCGACGCCGGCACGCGCGTCGCGCACCTCGTCTCGGGCAAGATGCTCGACTACATCGAGGTGGAGGACGGCTTCACGATCGTCAAGATGCGGCCTCCGCGCGAGATGCAGGGCTTCACGATCGGGCAGACCAAGGTGACCGAGCGCTACGGCGTCACGATCATCGGGGTGAAGAGCCCCGGCCTTGACTTCGTGTACGCCGCGCCCGACACCCGGATCTCCGCGAACGACCTGATCATCGTCTCGGGGCACGCCGAGCTGCTCGAGCGGTTCGCCGCCCGGCCCTGA
- a CDS encoding ABC transporter permease — protein sequence MAIVRHRLFWPVVALLALIVANTLSTPTFLTIRVQDGHLFGALIDILRNSSPLILVALGMTLVIATRGIDLSVGAVVAISGAVALSFIASSSQPGAVSTVLIAIAIALALSLVLGTWNGFLVSVVGIQPIIATLVLMTAGRGIAMLITGGEITTINSPPYKTIGSGFWLGLPVSILIAGTLFALVAVLTRRTALGMLIESVGINPGASRLAGVRSRSIVWTVYALTGLFAGIAGLMMSSNVMAADANNVGLFIELDAILAVVIGGTSLAGGKFSLGGTLIGVFIIQTLSLTVTILGISPSITPLFKALVVIAVCLLQAPIVRAKLTVRRPPAARATAEVAA from the coding sequence ATGGCCATCGTGAGGCACCGGTTGTTCTGGCCCGTGGTCGCCCTGCTCGCCCTCATCGTCGCGAACACCCTGAGCACGCCGACCTTCCTCACCATCCGGGTCCAGGACGGGCACCTGTTCGGCGCGCTCATCGACATCCTGCGCAACAGCTCGCCCCTGATCCTCGTCGCGCTGGGCATGACGCTCGTCATCGCGACGCGGGGGATCGACCTCTCGGTGGGCGCCGTCGTCGCGATCTCCGGGGCGGTCGCCCTGAGCTTCATCGCGTCGTCATCCCAGCCGGGCGCGGTCTCGACCGTCCTCATCGCCATCGCCATCGCGCTGGCCCTGTCGCTCGTGCTCGGCACCTGGAACGGGTTCCTCGTCTCGGTCGTGGGCATCCAGCCGATCATCGCGACCCTCGTGCTCATGACCGCGGGCCGCGGGATCGCGATGCTCATCACGGGCGGCGAGATCACCACGATCAACAGCCCGCCGTACAAGACCATCGGCTCCGGGTTCTGGTTGGGGCTGCCCGTCTCGATCCTGATCGCGGGCACACTGTTCGCGCTCGTCGCCGTGCTGACCCGGCGCACCGCGCTCGGCATGCTCATCGAGTCGGTCGGGATCAACCCGGGCGCCAGCCGGCTCGCCGGGGTGCGTTCGCGGAGCATCGTCTGGACGGTCTATGCCCTGACCGGGCTGTTCGCGGGCATCGCCGGGCTGATGATGAGCTCGAACGTGATGGCCGCCGACGCGAACAACGTGGGCCTGTTCATCGAGCTGGACGCGATCCTCGCGGTGGTCATCGGGGGCACGTCCCTCGCCGGCGGGAAGTTCTCGCTCGGCGGGACGCTCATCGGGGTCTTCATCATCCAGACCCTGAGCCTCACGGTGACGATCCTCGGCATCTCGCCCTCGATCACCCCCCTGTTCAAGGCGCTCGTGGTCATCGCGGTGTGCCTGCTCCAGGCGCCAATCGTGCGCGCCAAGCTCACAGTGCGCCGCCCACCGGCCGCGCGCGCGACGGCGGAGGTGGCGGCCTGA